A region from the Peromyscus leucopus breed LL Stock chromosome 9, UCI_PerLeu_2.1, whole genome shotgun sequence genome encodes:
- the LOC114708739 gene encoding granzyme B-like, which yields MPGRSLSTDLLHPAKDCVYSALLQPEQPSWKMPLVLILLTLFLLLGAGGEEIIGGHEVKPHSRPYMTFIKYVDDNGNRKCCGGFLVQDNFVLTAAHCLGSSMTVTLGAHNIKAQEETQQIIPVEKAIPHPAYDHKDDSSDIMLLKLEIKANMTKVVRPLKLPWRKVRVKPGDVCSVAGWGKMAPEGNYADTLQEVELTVQMDQLCEFHYPRYYNKANEICVGDPKIKHATFQGDSGGPLLCNKVVAGIVCYGHKDGSAPRVFTRVSSFLSWIKETMKRS from the exons ATGCCTGGGAGGTCACTGAGCACTGACCTCCTTCATCCCGCCAAGGACTGTGTCTACTCTGCCCTCCTCCAACCTGAGCAGCCTTCCTGGAAGATGCCACTAGTCCTGATTCTCTTAACCTTGTTTCTGCTGCTTGGAGCTGGTGGAG AGGAGATCATCGGGGGCCATGAGGTCAAGCCCCACTCCCGCCCTTACATGACATTTATTAAGTACGTGGATGACAATGGGAATAGGAAATGCTGCGGAGGCTTCCTGGTACAGGACAACTTCGTGCTGACAGCTGCTCACTGCCTGGGAAG CTCAATGACAGTCACTCTAGGTGCCCACAACATCAAGGCACAGGAGGAGACCCAGCAGATCATCCCTGTGGAAAAAGCCATTCCTCACCCTGCCTATGATCATAAGGATGATTCCAGTGACATCATGCTCTTAAAG CTGGAGATTAAGGCCAACATGACTAAAGTTGTGAGACCCCTGAAGTTGCCCTGGCGCAAGGTCCGTGTGAAGCCAGGGGATGTGTGCTCTGTGGCTGGTTGGGGAAAGATGGCCCCAGAGGGAAACTATGCAGACACACTCCAAGAGGTGGAGCTGACAGTACAGATGGATCAGTTGTGTGAGTTCCACTACCCACGTTATTACAACAAAGCCAATGAGATATGTGTGGGGGACCCAAAGATCAAACATGCTACCTTCCAG GGGGATTCTGGAGGGCCTCTCCTCTGTAACAAAGTGGTTGCAGGCATCGTCTGCTATGGACATAAGGATGGTTCAGCGCCTAGAGTCTTCACCAGAGTGTCAAGTTTTCTATCCTGGATAAAGGAAACGATGAAACGCAGCTAA